The Streptococcus downei MFe28 DNA window TCTAATGAGAAATAATAGAGTGACTTTATCCGTGGGATAGTTTTGATTTTCGAAGAGTATTAGCTGTCTTGGTTTGAGGATGCTGATAGCTCTCTGTAGAGCTGTCGGGATTTGTTTTTTCTTGTGGCCCTTAAGATTGTTAGTGAGCTTCTTTTTGAAGCTGTTTTTATAGATGGAGGAGGAATAGTTTGTCTGTACTCGAAATTAAAGATTTGCACGTGTCTATTGAGGGCAAGGAAATTCTCAAGGGTTTAAATTTAACCCTTAAAACAGGTGAGGTTGCAGCTATCATGGGGCCAAATGGGACTGGGAAATCGACCCTGTCTGCAGCCATCATGGGCAATCCCAACTATGAGGTGACTCAGGGGCAAATCCTCTTTGATGGTCAAGACATCCTTGAGTTGGCGACCGATGAACGGGCTCGCTTGGGACTTTTCTTGGCCATGCAATATCCTGCCGAAATTCCAGGAATTACCAATGCCGAGTTTATCCGTGCAGCTATGAATGCTGGGAAGGAAGACGATGAGAAGGTTTCGATTCGCCAGTTCATTACGAAGCTGGATGAAAAAATGGAGCTTTTAGGAATGAAGGAAGAGATGGCAGAGCGCTACCTCAATGAAGGTTTCTCCGGTGGTGAGAAGAAGCGCAATGAAATTCTTCAGCTCCTCATGTTGGAGCCTAAGTTTGCCCTTCTTGACGAAATTGACTCAGGTCTTGACATTGATGCCCTCAAGGTCGTGTCCAAGGGGGTTAATGCCATGCGGGGTGAGGGCTTCGGTGCCATGATTATCACCCACTACCAACGCCTGCTCAACTATATCAAACCTGATGTGGTTCATATTATGATGGATGGTCGCATTGTCATGACAGGAGATGCCCAATTGGCAGCCCGTCTGGAAAAAGAAGGTTATGCTCAGCTGGCTGAAGAACTGGGTATTGACTATCAAGAAGAAGTCTAATGATGGCAAGGGTGAAAAGCAGGGCAAGTATGCGAGCAGTGAGAGAAGACCGACTTTTGGTTCTGCTTTTTCCAAACTTGAAGCCTAATAACTATTACTCAAAATAGTTGACTAGAAATGGAGTAAACATCATTATGACAAAAGAAGCAATTATAAATTTTTCTCAGCTCAAGGCTGAACCAGCTTGGCTTCAAGAGCGTCGTCTGGCAGCCTTTGAACAAATTGACCATTTGGAGCTACCTCGAATCGAAAAGGTTCGTTTTAACCGTTGGAATTTAGGAGATGGTAGTCTGGCTGAAAACGAGCCTAGTGCCAATGTTCCTGATTTTACGGCCCTGAGCCAAAATCCTAAGCTAGTTCAAGTCGGCACACAGACCCTTCTGGAACAATTGAGTCCTGACCTGCTTGAAAAGGGTGTAGTCTTTAGTGATTTTGCTAGCGCTCTGGAAACTATTCCAGAGGTTCTGGAGGCTAATTTTGGTAAAGCCCTTCCTTTTGATGAAGATAAGTTAGCGGCCTACCACTATGCTTATTTCAACAGTAGTGCGGTTCTCTATGTTCCTGATAATCTTGAGATGGACCAGCCTCTGGAAGGCCTTTTCTACCAGGATAGTGATTCGGATGTCCCCTTCAATAAGCATATTTTAATCATTGCTGGTCGCAACAGTAAGTTTAGCTATCTGGAACGCTTCGAGTCCATCGGTAGTGGATCTGCCAAGGCGACAGCCAATATCAGCGTAGAAGTTATTGCTGGCGCTGGCAGTCAGGTTAAATTCTCAGCCATTGACCGCCTGGGTCAAAACCTGACCACCTACATGAGCCGTCGCGGTCGACTTGAGCGTGATGCCAGCATTGATTGGGCTCTGGGAGTCATGAATGAAGGCAATGTAATCGGCGACTTTGACAGCGACCTGATTGGTGACGGTAGTCATGCAGACCTCAAGGTGGTGGCTGCTTCTAGTGGTCGTCAGGTGCAAGGGATTGATACTCGTGTGACCAACTATGGTCGCAATTCGGTCGGTCATATCCTCCAACACGGGGTTATCCTGGAAAAAGGAACCCTGACCTTCAATGGTATCGGCCATATTGTCAAGGGGGCTAAGGGTGCCGATGCCCAACAGGAAAGTCGGGTCCTCATGCTCTCAGACAAGGCACGTTCGGATGCCAACCCTATCCTTTTGATTGACGAAAATGATGTCACCGCAGGTCACGCTGCTTCTATCGGCCAGATTGACCCTGATGACATGTATTATCTGATGAGTCGGGGTCTCAAGCATGATGAGGCAGAACGGTTGGTTATTCTTGGTTTCTTGGGAGCGGTTATCACAGAAATTCCAAGCAAGGATGTGCGTGATGAAATGATTGCCGTCCTTGATAGTAAATTAGATCAAGGCTAACTGGATTCAAGGAGGTTGTCCTTGCTAGATACAAAAACACTTAGAAAAGATTTTAAAATTTTAAATCAGCTGGTTAATGATGAACCCCTAGTTTACTTAGATAATGCTGCCACCACGCAAAAACCTCAAGCTGTCCTTGAGGTTTTGCGTGCTTATTACGAGACTGACAATGCCAATGTTCACCGCGGTGTTCATACTCTGGCGGAGCGGGCAACACAAGCCTACGAGGCTAGCCGAGAAAAGGCCAGGGCCTTTATCAATGCTCGCTCAAGCAAGGAAGTCCTCTTTACCAGAGGGACGACCACAGGCCTCAACTGGGTGGCGAATTTTGCTAAAGAGGTTCTGCAACCTGGTGATCAGGTTTTGATTTCCATTATGGAACACCATTCCAATATCATTCCCTGGCAGGAAGCCTGTCGAGCGACGGGGGCTGAGCTGGTCTACGCCTATCTCAAGGATGGTCAGCTGGACCTAGACGACCTCAAGGCCAA harbors:
- the sufD gene encoding Fe-S cluster assembly protein SufD, producing the protein MTKEAIINFSQLKAEPAWLQERRLAAFEQIDHLELPRIEKVRFNRWNLGDGSLAENEPSANVPDFTALSQNPKLVQVGTQTLLEQLSPDLLEKGVVFSDFASALETIPEVLEANFGKALPFDEDKLAAYHYAYFNSSAVLYVPDNLEMDQPLEGLFYQDSDSDVPFNKHILIIAGRNSKFSYLERFESIGSGSAKATANISVEVIAGAGSQVKFSAIDRLGQNLTTYMSRRGRLERDASIDWALGVMNEGNVIGDFDSDLIGDGSHADLKVVAASSGRQVQGIDTRVTNYGRNSVGHILQHGVILEKGTLTFNGIGHIVKGAKGADAQQESRVLMLSDKARSDANPILLIDENDVTAGHAASIGQIDPDDMYYLMSRGLKHDEAERLVILGFLGAVITEIPSKDVRDEMIAVLDSKLDQG
- the sufC gene encoding Fe-S cluster assembly ATPase SufC produces the protein MSVLEIKDLHVSIEGKEILKGLNLTLKTGEVAAIMGPNGTGKSTLSAAIMGNPNYEVTQGQILFDGQDILELATDERARLGLFLAMQYPAEIPGITNAEFIRAAMNAGKEDDEKVSIRQFITKLDEKMELLGMKEEMAERYLNEGFSGGEKKRNEILQLLMLEPKFALLDEIDSGLDIDALKVVSKGVNAMRGEGFGAMIITHYQRLLNYIKPDVVHIMMDGRIVMTGDAQLAARLEKEGYAQLAEELGIDYQEEV